The genomic segment CTCTCCTGATTTCTTCAAGTAATATAATCACCAAATATTAATAAAATTCATAAACTATTAAGTGCATAAGAAGGAATTATGTACCTTTAAAAAGAAAATAAAGTAATGGAGAATAGTATTAGAGTAGGAGTAAGTAATTTATTAATTGAAGTTTTGCAGGAGGGAAAGAACTTGATAAATGATTTTGACGAATTATTAGCACAAGCAGAAGTACTAGAAGTGAGTACTATGAGTATTGCGGCACCTTATGATAGTGACACTTTAAAGGCTATTAAGTTGGCGGAAGAAAGAGGTTTAATTGAAACAATTTTAGTAGGAGATAAAACAAGGATACGGGAAGCAGCTGCGGAAGTAGGGTATAAATTAAATAAGGCAGAGGTTATCAATATAGCTGATGATTCAGAAGCTGCTTTAGAAGCAGTTAGACAGGTTCATATTGGTAATGCCGCTTTCGTGATGAAGGGGTTAATTAGTAGTGCTACTATTTTAAAAGCTGTTTTGCACCAGGATTTTGGGTTGAGAACAGGACAATTACTAAGTTATGTAGCAGCATTAGATATACCAAAATCGGATAGATTATTATTTATGACTGACCCTGCTATTAACATTAAACCTAGTTTAGAAGAAAAAGTTGACATTGTTCAAAATTCAATTAGTATGGCCCATGCTTTAGGGGTGAAAAATCCTAAAGTTGCTGCTTTAGCTGCTATTGAAATTGAAAATGAAAAGATGCCGGCAACATTAGATGCAGCAGCTTTAGCTAAAATGAATGCTGAAGGTAAGATTACAGGCGGAATTGTTGATGGTCCATTAGCTTTTGATAATGCTGTTAGTTTAAAAGCTAAAAAGCGAAAAGGGATAAAAAGTGAAGTAGCTGGGCGAGCTGATATCTTTTTAGTTCCTTACATAGAAGTAGGAAATGTACTATATAAAGCATTAACTTACTATGCGGACACAAAGATTGCTGGTATTGTCATGGGAGCCCGTACTCCAGTAGCCATGTCTTCAAGAGCAGATGATCATGTCAATAAATTAACTTCTATTGCATTAGGAAAAGTAGTAGCTAATTATTAATTAAATATTTATTAGTAGGAGAGCATGGGAGGAAACTATTATGAGAATATTAGTTGATAATGAAAGAGACATCCACCCTTATTTAGATAATTTAAAAATAGTTGGTAAAGGTATTTATCAAACTTTAGGCGATAATTCAGAAGTTGTTATCCATGATTTGAGTAATCCCGAAAGCTCTATTGTTTTTTTGGCTGGAGAATTGACTGATAGAGATTTAGGTGGACCTGTGACTGATTTGGTTTTAAGAGTTTTACGAAATGAAGAGGAAATAGATGATGTTTTAAAATATCGTAATCAAACTAAAAATGGACGGACTTTTAAATCTTCAACTATGTTTGTCAAAGATGAAGTTGGTAAAGTTATAGGATGCTTATGTATTAATTACGATATTACTAACTTGCTTTTGACTCAAAATATTATTGATGATTTATGTTCAGTAGAAGGTAACCTTGCAGATGATCCTCAACAACAAGAGACATTTGCCAGTGATGTTACTGAAATATTAGCAGAAATGATTCATAAAGCTAAATCCCAGGTAGATAAGCCAGTACCTTTTATGAATAAAGAGGATAAATTAGAAGTAATTAGATTTTTAGAAAAACGTGGTGCTTTCATGATTAAAGGAGCTGTTGAGGCAGCAGCTGAAGATTTAGGTGTTTCACGATATACTATTTACAATTATTTAAAAGAGATTGAAGGGACAAAGTGAAAATAGATAATTTTTAAGGATAAATATTGATTAATTAGAAATACTACTAAATAAAGCAGTAATTCGTCCTTGAATAGGCCCTAAATAGGGGGTAGATATTAATGGAGTTAGTGACGCTACAGGATATTAAGAATGCTCGACATAATTTGGATGGGATAATTGAAGAAACAGAATTAGATTATTCTCGAACTTTTAGCAAATTAAGTGGAAATGAAATATACTTAAAACCTGAAAATTTACAAAGGACGGGTTCTTTTAAGATTAGAGGTGCCTATAATAAGATAGTTAACTTAACAGCTAAAGAGAAAGAAAAAGGAGTTGTAGCTGCCTCAGCTGGTAATCATGCACAAGGGGTTGCTTTAGGAGCTACTAAAGCTGAGATTGATTCCACAATTATTATGCCTAAAGGAGCACCGATAGCTAAGGTGAAAGCTACTCAAGATTATGGTGCTAAAGTGATTTTGAGTGGAAATACTTATGATGAGGCACACGAAAAAGAAGAAGAATATGCAGAAGAGACAGGGGCTACTATTATTCCAGCATTTAATGATTTAGATGTGATTGCTGGTCAAGGGACTATTGGTTTAGAAATTTTAGAAGAGTTGCCAGATGTAGAAGTAATCATTGCACCTATTGGAGGCGGTGGATTACTGTCTGGAATTGCAACTGCTGTTAAAGAAACTAAGCCTAATGTAGAGATAATTGGTGTGGAAGCAGTTCAAGCAGCTTCTATGAAAGCTTCATTAAGGCGAGGGGAAGTAAAGACTTTAACAACAGTAGATACTATTGCTGATGGAATTGCTGTTAAGAGACCAGGAGATTTAACTTATAAGATTATTTCAAAATATGTTGATCATATCGTAACTGTTAGTGAAGAGGAGATTGCTCATGCTATTTCATTATTATCAGAGCGGTCAAAGCTAATAGTAGAAGGAGCAGGAGCTACTGGATTAGCTGCAGTATTGAATGATAAGATTTTATTACATGGTAAGAAAGTAGCTATAGTTTTAAGTGGTGGAAATATAGATTTAGATATGATTTCTACAATTATAGATAGAGGTATGGTTAAAGCGGGTAGAAGAACTGTATTGACTACACGTTTACCAGATACTCCCGGTGTTTTAAAAAAGTTATTAAGCGTTATCGCTAAGACAGAAGCAAATGTGATTTCAGTTCATCATGATCGTTTAAATCCAGATATTTCTTTAAAACAGGCTGAAGTAGAGTTAGCATTAGAGACCAAGGATTCAGAACATATTGAAAAAATCATTAATAAACTTAAAGAATCAGGATATGATTTAAAAAGATTAAGATAAGATTAAATAGAAAATAAAGGAGGAATTCATTATGAGTAAAAGTATTATTAGTACAGATAAGGCTCCAGCAGCAATTGGACCATATTCTCAGGCTACTAAAGCAGGAGGGAACCTTTATGTTTCAGGTCAAATTCCTATTAATTCTAAGACTGGTGACTTAATTGAAGGAGATGTTCCAACTCAAGCACGTCAGGTTTTAGATAATGTTAAAGCTGTTTTAGAAGCAGCAGATTATGAATTAAAAGATGTAATAAAGGCTGAAGTATTTCTTGATGATATGAATAATTTTGGTAAAGTTAACGAAGTTTATGCCGAATATTTTGATGAAGAACCTCCGGCACGGGCTTGTGTAGAAGTGGCTCGTCTACCAAAAGATGTAGTAGTTGAAATTTCAGTGATTGCTTTTAAGTAAATTTTTAAATAAAGTATGTAAAGGAAATCCTATTTAATTATTAAGGTTAGCTTTTTAGATAAGTTAGTCACCTTAATGACTGGGTAGGATTTTTTGTTTGAATTTAAATAATAGTTTTAGTATAATATAGTTATTTTATATGCAATATATTAATAAAAATTAGGAGTGAAAAAATGCTATACTTTGAACATATATTAAAAGAACGGCCAGTAATTGCAGCAGTTAAGACATTAAAAGATTTAGAATCTATTCCAGAAAAGAAGATAGCGGCTATTTTTGTTTTAGGTGGTAATATATTTAATCTACCTAAAATTGTTGAAACAGCTATTGAGTTAGATAAATTAGTCTTTTTACATATAGATTTAGTAAAAGGGATAGGGAAAGATAAATATGGAATGAAATACTTAGCAGAAGAAGTAGGAATTGATGGTATAGTTACCACCAAAAATTATCTAATTAAAGCTGCTAAGAAGTATGATTTAATTACAATTCAAAGATTATTTATCTTGGACTCTTCTGCTTTTGAAACAGGTGTCAATATTATTAAAAGTTCAAAGCCTGATTTAGTTGAAGTATTGCCAGGTTTAATTCTGCCTCATATAATTAGCGATTTGCGTCAAAAACTGAAGCTACCAATTATTGCTGGAGGGTTAATCAAGAATAAAGAACAGTTAAAGAATATATTACAGACAGAAATTTTAGCAGTTTCTACTAGTAGTAAGGATCTATGGGAATTTAAGGTATAAATGTAACTAAATAAATATCAGAAAATTGTCGAAAATTATTGACAAATGTTCAATTGATATATATAATGTTAATAACATCAGTTTTTATAATAATCTGAAAATTAAATAAAGAGACATAAAGATGGGATAGAGAAGAGGAGAAAGTCCTGTCTAGTCATTAAAGGGAGAAGTCTACCTAATTATAGGTACCAGTATATCTGGGTTGGTAGATAATGTTTTAGTGACTAGGCAGGGCTTTTTATGTTTTATTACTTGTTAATTTATTTAGAAAAAGAAGAGGAAGGGGGAGACAGAATTATAATAGTATGATTAAGAGTTGGCTTAATAAAAAATAATACTTCAAGGAGGAGATTTAATGGCATCACAGATGGGAATGTATGCAGCTGAATTTTTAGGAACACTAATCTTAGTTTTATTAGGAGATGGAGTAGTTGCTAATGTAGTCTTAAAGAAATCAAAAGGTGAGGGTAGCGATTGGATTGTTATTGCAACAGGTTGGGGGTTTGCAGTAGCAATATCTGTTTATGTAACTGGTTGGGTAAGTGGTGCCCATATTAATCCGGCAGTAACTATTGGCTTAGCAACAATTGGTGATTTCTCATGGAGTTTAGTTCCTGGATATATTGCTGCACAAATGTTAGGTGCTTTTGCAGGAGCAGTACTGGTTTATTTGACATATAGAGATCATTTTGCTGTAACTGATGATGCAGATGGCAAACTAGGTGTATTCGCAACAGGTCCAGCGATTAGAAATATTCCTTGGAATATGATTACTGAGATTATAGGGACAGCAATGTTAGTAATTGGGATTCTAGGAATTTCCAATAGCCATAACGAAGCAGGTGCTTTAGGA from the Selenihalanaerobacter shriftii genome contains:
- the ilvA gene encoding threonine ammonia-lyase yields the protein MELVTLQDIKNARHNLDGIIEETELDYSRTFSKLSGNEIYLKPENLQRTGSFKIRGAYNKIVNLTAKEKEKGVVAASAGNHAQGVALGATKAEIDSTIIMPKGAPIAKVKATQDYGAKVILSGNTYDEAHEKEEEYAEETGATIIPAFNDLDVIAGQGTIGLEILEELPDVEVIIAPIGGGGLLSGIATAVKETKPNVEIIGVEAVQAASMKASLRRGEVKTLTTVDTIADGIAVKRPGDLTYKIISKYVDHIVTVSEEEIAHAISLLSERSKLIVEGAGATGLAAVLNDKILLHGKKVAIVLSGGNIDLDMISTIIDRGMVKAGRRTVLTTRLPDTPGVLKKLLSVIAKTEANVISVHHDRLNPDISLKQAEVELALETKDSEHIEKIINKLKESGYDLKRLR
- a CDS encoding bifunctional enoyl-CoA hydratase/phosphate acetyltransferase encodes the protein MINDFDELLAQAEVLEVSTMSIAAPYDSDTLKAIKLAEERGLIETILVGDKTRIREAAAEVGYKLNKAEVINIADDSEAALEAVRQVHIGNAAFVMKGLISSATILKAVLHQDFGLRTGQLLSYVAALDIPKSDRLLFMTDPAINIKPSLEEKVDIVQNSISMAHALGVKNPKVAALAAIEIENEKMPATLDAAALAKMNAEGKITGGIVDGPLAFDNAVSLKAKKRKGIKSEVAGRADIFLVPYIEVGNVLYKALTYYADTKIAGIVMGARTPVAMSSRADDHVNKLTSIALGKVVANY
- a CDS encoding helix-turn-helix transcriptional regulator — its product is MRILVDNERDIHPYLDNLKIVGKGIYQTLGDNSEVVIHDLSNPESSIVFLAGELTDRDLGGPVTDLVLRVLRNEEEIDDVLKYRNQTKNGRTFKSSTMFVKDEVGKVIGCLCINYDITNLLLTQNIIDDLCSVEGNLADDPQQQETFASDVTEILAEMIHKAKSQVDKPVPFMNKEDKLEVIRFLEKRGAFMIKGAVEAAAEDLGVSRYTIYNYLKEIEGTK
- a CDS encoding RidA family protein, which encodes MSKSIISTDKAPAAIGPYSQATKAGGNLYVSGQIPINSKTGDLIEGDVPTQARQVLDNVKAVLEAADYELKDVIKAEVFLDDMNNFGKVNEVYAEYFDEEPPARACVEVARLPKDVVVEISVIAFK
- a CDS encoding glycerol-3-phosphate responsive antiterminator, yielding MLYFEHILKERPVIAAVKTLKDLESIPEKKIAAIFVLGGNIFNLPKIVETAIELDKLVFLHIDLVKGIGKDKYGMKYLAEEVGIDGIVTTKNYLIKAAKKYDLITIQRLFILDSSAFETGVNIIKSSKPDLVEVLPGLILPHIISDLRQKLKLPIIAGGLIKNKEQLKNILQTEILAVSTSSKDLWEFKV
- a CDS encoding MIP/aquaporin family protein, giving the protein MASQMGMYAAEFLGTLILVLLGDGVVANVVLKKSKGEGSDWIVIATGWGFAVAISVYVTGWVSGAHINPAVTIGLATIGDFSWSLVPGYIAAQMLGAFAGAVLVYLTYRDHFAVTDDADGKLGVFATGPAIRNIPWNMITEIIGTAMLVIGILGISNSHNEAGALGALLVGFLVWSLGLSLGGPTGYAINPARDLGPRIAHAVLPIPGKRDSDWGYGLIVPIIGPIIGGVLGAFIYQFFLQMWGCIV